One part of the Desulfonema ishimotonii genome encodes these proteins:
- a CDS encoding class I SAM-dependent methyltransferase — protein sequence MIDPDIRIKFEQQAEMLANRAKKRFKHLRKRFAKQNISVFRLYDWDIPEIRAVVDWYDGHLVIGEYMRRQSVPQWLPIMGEAVARALDVPPEHLHLKKRYAGKQDGKRYERIGYTDQKIVVSEREFEFYVNPGDYVDTGLFSDHRDTRQTVREMAQGRDFLNLYCYTATFSCYAAKGGARSTLSVDRSETAVKWARENMDLNGIPRQNNALIHADTFDFLRRARRREQRFDLAVVDPPSYSTTQSRNDAFDIVEDHPRLLADTLALMKKGGIIFFSTNHQDFYPRMEDLDIAGLEEITHSTIPEDYVRKTNRQPIHRCWRISV from the coding sequence ATGATTGATCCCGATATACGAATTAAATTTGAACAACAGGCAGAGATGCTTGCCAACCGCGCCAAAAAACGCTTTAAGCATCTGCGCAAGCGTTTCGCGAAGCAGAATATCAGCGTATTCCGGCTCTATGACTGGGATATTCCCGAAATCCGGGCGGTTGTGGACTGGTATGACGGTCATCTGGTCATCGGGGAGTATATGAGACGGCAGTCGGTGCCGCAGTGGCTGCCCATTATGGGAGAGGCCGTTGCCAGGGCTTTGGACGTGCCCCCGGAACACCTTCACCTGAAAAAGCGGTATGCCGGAAAACAGGATGGGAAGCGCTACGAGCGAATCGGATACACCGATCAGAAAATCGTTGTTTCCGAGCGGGAGTTTGAGTTTTATGTCAACCCCGGTGATTATGTGGACACCGGACTGTTTTCAGATCACCGGGACACCCGGCAGACGGTGCGGGAGATGGCCCAAGGCAGGGATTTTCTGAACCTCTACTGCTACACGGCCACCTTTTCCTGTTATGCCGCAAAGGGCGGCGCACGCTCGACCCTCTCCGTTGACCGCTCGGAAACCGCTGTGAAGTGGGCGCGGGAGAACATGGACCTGAATGGCATTCCCCGGCAAAACAACGCGCTGATTCACGCCGACACCTTTGATTTCCTGCGGCGCGCCCGGCGGCGGGAGCAGCGCTTTGACCTCGCCGTGGTGGACCCGCCGTCATATTCCACCACCCAGAGCCGCAACGATGCCTTTGATATCGTCGAAGACCACCCCCGGCTGCTGGCGGACACGCTCGCGCTGATGAAAAAAGGCGGCATTATTTTCTTCTCCACCAACCATCAGGACTTTTATCCCCGCATGGAGGATCTGGATATTGCCGGGCTGGAGGAGATCACCCACAGCACCATCCCGGAAGATTATGTGAGAAAAACAAACCGGCAGCCCATTCACCGCTGCTGGCGGATCAGCGTCTGA
- a CDS encoding IS630 family transposase encodes MRKKRSLNIRTHIFMPEETETLKRYRDGQKDYRLKLRFIALLLIAGNTGTEIVAAAVGKDIRTVETWYGKYLTHGPDALNSFQYQPKRCFLSDDQLADMIAWVKKELPSDTKVICHYIREQTGIAYCQSAVAKLLKKNGLRRLRPKLIPGKPPSEKEQTDFIEKYEKLRKSAADPESGRVVIFCDAMHFVHQTVPATCWGDPSERPVLKANSGRQRLNIMGGYDPVTCKLIHETDEKNCDSEKAIIFFKKLLRTYPKASMIKVFADNATYFHARNTQEWLEKNPRISLYFLPAYAPNLNLIERLWRFAKGKLIRNTYYEKYKTFRCHVFRLLNNIHNYESELSSLMVEKFQIIRQ; translated from the coding sequence ATGAGGAAAAAACGCTCTCTGAATATCAGAACCCATATTTTCATGCCGGAAGAAACCGAAACCCTGAAAAGGTACCGTGACGGCCAGAAGGATTACCGCCTGAAACTCCGCTTCATAGCGCTTCTGCTGATCGCCGGCAATACCGGAACCGAAATTGTGGCCGCGGCAGTCGGAAAAGATATCAGAACCGTGGAAACATGGTACGGAAAATATCTTACGCATGGTCCCGATGCCCTGAATTCCTTTCAGTACCAACCGAAACGGTGCTTTCTGTCAGATGATCAGCTCGCAGACATGATCGCATGGGTGAAAAAAGAACTCCCTTCCGATACGAAAGTCATCTGTCATTATATAAGGGAACAGACCGGGATTGCCTACTGCCAAAGTGCGGTTGCGAAGCTCCTTAAAAAAAACGGACTGAGACGACTCCGTCCGAAGCTGATTCCGGGAAAACCTCCGTCCGAAAAAGAACAAACCGATTTTATTGAAAAATATGAGAAACTCCGCAAATCCGCCGCCGATCCGGAGTCCGGCAGAGTCGTCATTTTCTGCGATGCCATGCACTTCGTTCATCAGACCGTGCCCGCGACATGTTGGGGAGATCCGTCCGAACGACCTGTTTTAAAAGCAAATTCCGGGCGTCAGCGCCTGAATATCATGGGCGGATATGATCCCGTGACCTGTAAGCTGATACATGAGACCGACGAAAAAAACTGTGACTCCGAAAAAGCGATCATTTTTTTCAAAAAACTGCTCAGAACCTATCCGAAAGCCAGTATGATAAAGGTTTTTGCTGATAATGCCACTTATTTTCATGCCCGGAACACACAGGAATGGCTTGAAAAAAATCCCCGGATCAGTTTGTATTTTCTCCCGGCCTATGCTCCGAACCTGAATCTGATCGAACGCCTTTGGCGTTTTGCAAAAGGGAAACTGATCAGAAACACATATTATGAGAAATACAAGACGTTCCGGTGTCATGTTTTTCGTCTTCTGAATAATATACATAATTATGAAAGTGAGTTATCATCTCTTATGGTAGAAAAATTTCAGATAATTCGCCAATAA
- a CDS encoding efflux RND transporter permease subunit, translating into MNLPKYAIENRTVTWFAVFLLTVAGIASFFSLGQLEDPEFTIKTATIITAYPGASPEEVELEVTDRIELAIQELPELDHVESVSRAGLSIVKVDIRASYWKDRLPQVWDKLRRKIRDIEMALPSGAGRPDVGDDFGDVFGFQLALTGDGYTHAEMETYAKQLRKELLLVDGVARIDFWGVQSKVVWLDVSQTQLSEMGLTEANILDTLAQQNVIVDAGNLDLQNRRFRIEPTGAFGSVEEIGDLTIRPTTPESETDPSVSSELIRIRDIGTIRFGYQEPQNAVMRYNGQPAIGISITNTAGINIVDLGRAIDTRLVELTTALPVGIEVRRVHWQSDVVDEAVMGFFINFAEALFIVLIVLTLFMGWRMGIIIGIALVLTILTSFIFMAVFHINLQRMSLGALVVALGMMVDNAIVVADGFMIRVQKGIARKQAAIEAASQPAMPLLGATIVAVMAFYPIFGSPREVGEYCRTLFTVIGISLLSSWVISVTVTPLQCLDMLPAPRQGEEKADPFDTRFYRKFRTVLSWAIRRRFLTMTCMVALLIASFIGFGNVSQLFFTDSSMSKFMIDFWTPEGSRIQDVSAMLKKAEKKILDDGRVESVATFVGQGPPRFYLPVEPELPYPAYGQLIVNTKDFREIDGLIDDLRPWFAEHFPDASVPLRKYTVGPGNTYKFEVRISGPAVADPDRLRSLADSVLAILNRSPLSTDNATDWRNRVQKLVPVYNQERARWAGITRDDIARATKRAFDGRTVGYYRERDDLIPIIMRHADEDRADVGGLDMLQIQSAASTEAVPLSQIVDEVRTDWEDPIIWRRDRRRTITVQANPVSGVTLPTLRASVLDQISAIELPPGYTLEWGGEHEDSVNAQKSLIPGVIPALAIMSFIVVALFNAFRPPLIIACTIPFAFIGITVGLLTADAPLSFMGQLGAMSLVGMMIKNVIVLLDEVSLNLAAGKSRYEAITDAAVSRLRPVFLASATTVLGVIPLLQDVFWISMAVNIMAGLSFGTLVTMIVVPVLYSIFFRVNAREGREDHPADVPGNRSVTKRLSGEMP; encoded by the coding sequence ATGAACCTTCCGAAGTATGCCATTGAAAACAGGACCGTTACCTGGTTTGCGGTCTTTCTGCTGACGGTTGCCGGGATTGCCAGTTTCTTTTCCCTGGGACAGTTGGAAGACCCGGAGTTCACCATCAAAACCGCCACCATCATCACGGCCTATCCGGGTGCAAGTCCCGAAGAGGTGGAACTGGAGGTCACGGACCGCATCGAACTGGCCATTCAGGAGTTGCCGGAGCTGGATCATGTGGAATCCGTCTCAAGGGCGGGACTCTCCATTGTCAAGGTCGATATCAGGGCCAGCTACTGGAAAGACCGCCTGCCCCAGGTATGGGATAAGCTCCGCCGGAAGATACGGGATATCGAGATGGCGCTGCCGTCGGGCGCGGGCAGACCCGATGTGGGGGACGATTTCGGAGATGTGTTCGGATTTCAACTGGCCCTGACCGGCGACGGGTACACCCATGCGGAGATGGAAACCTATGCCAAACAGCTCAGGAAAGAGCTGCTTCTGGTGGACGGCGTGGCCCGGATCGATTTCTGGGGGGTACAGTCAAAGGTCGTGTGGCTGGATGTGTCCCAGACCCAGTTAAGCGAAATGGGACTGACCGAGGCCAATATCCTGGACACCCTTGCGCAGCAGAATGTGATCGTGGATGCGGGCAACCTCGACCTTCAGAACCGGCGGTTCCGCATCGAGCCGACCGGCGCCTTCGGATCGGTTGAAGAGATCGGTGATCTGACAATCCGGCCCACGACCCCCGAATCGGAAACGGACCCGTCGGTGTCCTCCGAACTGATCCGCATCCGGGACATCGGCACGATCCGGTTCGGCTACCAGGAGCCGCAGAACGCCGTCATGCGTTACAACGGTCAGCCCGCCATCGGCATCTCCATCACCAACACGGCAGGCATCAACATTGTCGATCTGGGACGGGCCATCGACACGCGGCTGGTCGAACTGACGACTGCCCTGCCGGTCGGCATCGAGGTGCGCCGGGTCCACTGGCAGTCCGACGTTGTGGACGAGGCCGTCATGGGTTTTTTTATCAATTTTGCCGAGGCCCTCTTCATCGTACTCATTGTGCTGACACTCTTCATGGGCTGGCGCATGGGGATTATCATCGGCATTGCCCTGGTGCTGACCATCCTGACCAGTTTTATTTTTATGGCGGTATTCCACATCAACCTGCAACGCATGTCCCTGGGGGCGCTGGTCGTCGCCCTGGGCATGATGGTGGACAATGCCATTGTGGTGGCGGACGGGTTTATGATCCGGGTTCAGAAGGGCATAGCACGAAAACAGGCGGCCATCGAGGCGGCCTCGCAGCCGGCCATGCCCCTGCTGGGGGCCACAATTGTGGCGGTCATGGCCTTTTATCCCATCTTCGGGTCGCCCCGCGAAGTGGGAGAATATTGCAGAACCCTTTTCACGGTGATCGGCATTTCCCTGCTCTCCAGCTGGGTCATCTCCGTGACAGTGACGCCGCTCCAGTGTCTCGATATGCTGCCCGCGCCCAGACAGGGGGAGGAGAAGGCCGATCCGTTTGACACCCGGTTTTACCGGAAATTCAGGACGGTTCTGTCATGGGCCATCCGCAGACGGTTCCTCACCATGACCTGCATGGTGGCGCTGCTGATTGCCTCATTCATCGGTTTCGGCAATGTCAGCCAGCTTTTTTTCACGGATTCCTCCATGTCCAAATTCATGATTGATTTCTGGACTCCCGAAGGCTCGCGGATTCAGGATGTGTCGGCCATGCTGAAGAAGGCTGAGAAAAAGATACTGGACGACGGGCGTGTGGAGAGCGTTGCCACCTTTGTCGGCCAGGGACCGCCCCGGTTTTATCTGCCGGTGGAGCCGGAGCTGCCGTATCCGGCCTATGGGCAGCTGATTGTCAATACAAAGGATTTCAGAGAAATTGACGGGCTGATCGACGATCTGCGCCCCTGGTTTGCCGAACATTTTCCCGACGCCTCCGTCCCCTTACGCAAATATACCGTCGGCCCCGGCAACACCTATAAGTTTGAAGTGCGGATCAGCGGGCCTGCCGTGGCCGACCCGGACAGACTCCGCTCTCTTGCGGACAGCGTGCTGGCGATTCTGAACCGCAGCCCCCTGTCCACAGATAATGCCACGGACTGGCGGAACCGGGTGCAGAAGCTGGTGCCGGTCTACAATCAGGAGCGGGCCAGATGGGCCGGTATCACGCGGGATGACATTGCCCGCGCCACCAAACGGGCCTTTGACGGGCGGACTGTGGGGTATTACCGGGAGCGGGACGACCTGATTCCCATCATCATGCGCCATGCGGACGAGGACCGGGCCGATGTGGGCGGACTTGATATGCTTCAGATACAGTCCGCAGCCTCAACGGAGGCGGTCCCGCTCTCCCAGATTGTGGATGAGGTGAGGACCGACTGGGAGGACCCGATCATCTGGCGACGGGACCGGCGGCGCACCATCACGGTTCAGGCCAATCCGGTTTCCGGTGTCACCCTGCCCACACTCCGGGCCAGTGTGCTGGATCAGATCAGCGCCATTGAGCTGCCCCCGGGCTATACCCTGGAATGGGGCGGCGAACATGAAGACTCCGTTAATGCCCAGAAGTCCCTGATTCCGGGAGTCATTCCGGCCCTTGCCATCATGTCTTTCATCGTCGTGGCCCTGTTCAACGCATTCCGCCCCCCGCTTATTATTGCCTGCACCATTCCCTTTGCGTTCATCGGCATTACGGTGGGGCTGCTGACAGCCGATGCCCCCCTCAGCTTTATGGGACAGCTCGGGGCCATGAGTCTGGTGGGCATGATGATCAAAAACGTCATTGTGCTTCTGGACGAGGTCAGCCTGAATCTGGCGGCGGGCAAATCCCGGTATGAGGCGATCACGGACGCGGCGGTCTCGCGGCTCCGGCCCGTATTTCTGGCATCGGCCACCACGGTACTCGGCGTGATCCCCCTGCTTCAGGATGTCTTCTGGATCAGCATGGCCGTCAACATCATGGCCGGACTCTCCTTCGGAACCCTGGTGACCATGATCGTGGTTCCGGTACTCTATTCGATTTTTTTCCGGGTGAATGCGCGGGAGGGGCGGGAGGATCATCCGGCTGACGTTCCGGGGAACCGGTCGGTGACGAAACGGCTGTCGGGGGAGATGCCGTAA
- a CDS encoding efflux RND transporter periplasmic adaptor subunit, which yields MRYQLFQLIAVCVLPVMFCAGCNEAVGNEKDAAEEIIRPVRAVKLTDVEMSGTRSFPGRAEAVREVNLAFEVAGTLVERQVNKGDRVTKGQVLARLDPRDFENSLNASKAEEARARANYNRIARAAATGAVSKQDLTNAKADLNVAVADVKIKAKAMEDTHLVAPFDGTIAATYLENHQQIQAKQQVLRLVDNSEIEFTVNIPEKMISAIPRMTDISVRFDAFPDRDIPAKIKEVGTEASRTTRTWPVTLIMAQPGDIEILPGMAGKSFGWSDIRDEMRGTGFEIPVAAVFENNGKSHVWVIDEKSGAVSRRAVSTGGLTNDGILIREGVGADQWIATAGVHHLEEGQKVRIMADDGRETVQ from the coding sequence ATGAGATATCAACTGTTTCAACTGATAGCGGTCTGTGTATTGCCGGTCATGTTCTGCGCGGGATGCAACGAAGCGGTGGGCAATGAAAAGGATGCGGCAGAAGAGATCATCCGTCCGGTCCGCGCTGTGAAGCTGACGGATGTCGAAATGTCGGGCACCCGCAGTTTTCCCGGACGGGCCGAGGCGGTCCGGGAGGTGAATCTGGCCTTTGAAGTGGCCGGTACGCTGGTTGAACGCCAGGTGAACAAGGGGGACCGGGTGACAAAAGGGCAGGTGCTGGCCCGCCTTGACCCCAGGGATTTTGAAAACTCGCTCAATGCGTCAAAGGCCGAGGAGGCCCGTGCCCGCGCCAATTACAACCGGATTGCCAGGGCTGCGGCCACCGGGGCGGTGTCCAAACAGGATCTGACCAATGCCAAAGCGGACCTCAACGTGGCCGTGGCAGATGTGAAAATCAAAGCCAAGGCAATGGAAGACACGCATCTGGTGGCCCCTTTTGACGGTACCATTGCCGCCACCTATCTGGAGAATCACCAGCAGATCCAGGCCAAGCAGCAGGTGCTGCGGCTGGTGGACAACTCGGAGATCGAATTCACGGTGAACATTCCTGAAAAAATGATCTCCGCCATACCGCGGATGACCGATATTTCGGTCCGGTTCGACGCCTTCCCGGACCGGGATATTCCCGCGAAAATCAAAGAGGTCGGTACCGAGGCCTCCCGGACCACCCGCACCTGGCCGGTCACGCTGATTATGGCGCAGCCCGGAGATATTGAAATCCTGCCGGGCATGGCCGGGAAATCCTTCGGATGGTCCGATATACGGGATGAAATGCGGGGAACAGGCTTTGAGATACCGGTTGCCGCCGTCTTTGAGAACAACGGAAAGTCCCATGTCTGGGTCATCGACGAAAAGAGCGGGGCCGTCAGCCGGAGAGCCGTCAGCACCGGTGGGCTGACCAATGATGGGATTCTGATACGGGAAGGGGTCGGGGCTGATCAGTGGATTGCCACTGCCGGTGTTCACCATCTTGAGGAAGGGCAGAAAGTCCGGATTATGGCCGACGACGGCAGGGAGACGGTACAATGA
- a CDS encoding efflux transporter outer membrane subunit, which yields MKEECSFFSHRPGAVHPPAGFGKGVRLAVVLILGLLCGCTTVGPDYTPPAPKLPDAWHQAAVKGMDTGRADFRRWWGVFNDPVLARLIERARKGSPDLRLAAARIREARASLGVASGEQLPAIDGSGLTQRGRSGEDFDTGGKTVNTYSLGLDASWEIDFWGRISRSVASAEAGLQATVEDYRDALVLLYAEVAGNYTEVRTLQAQIRYAEANVGIQRDTLQVTRDKLRAEIAPALDVRQAELNLATTESEIPSLKISLTQAVNRLAVLCGEYPGALYPVLAETAPIPAPPDTLMTGLPADLLRQRPDIRRAERSLAAQTARIGVATADLYPAFSLSGTFGFESLSSADLFESGARAWSLGPAFRWNLFNGGRVRSQIRVEEALTEQALVAYEQTVLGAVEDVENAMVSYVLEKERRALLEKSVTAARKSVELVSQLYKIGLTDFQNLLDMQRSLFQQQDALAESEGNVTRNLIQIYRALGGGWGDEALPKTEPSEPETIGERVRGYGAKVLNLITSEEEIKK from the coding sequence GTGAAGGAAGAGTGTTCGTTTTTCAGTCACCGCCCGGGGGCGGTTCATCCGCCCGCCGGGTTCGGAAAAGGGGTGCGGCTTGCTGTCGTGCTTATTCTTGGACTGCTGTGCGGCTGCACGACTGTGGGGCCGGATTACACACCGCCGGCGCCGAAGCTGCCGGATGCCTGGCATCAGGCGGCCGTGAAGGGAATGGATACCGGCAGGGCGGATTTCCGGCGCTGGTGGGGCGTATTCAATGACCCGGTGCTGGCCCGTCTGATTGAGCGGGCCAGGAAGGGCAGCCCGGATCTGAGGCTGGCGGCCGCAAGAATCCGGGAGGCCCGTGCCAGCCTCGGCGTGGCATCCGGAGAGCAGCTTCCGGCAATCGACGGCAGCGGTCTGACACAGCGGGGGCGCTCCGGTGAGGACTTTGACACGGGGGGAAAAACCGTTAATACCTACAGCCTCGGCTTGGACGCGAGCTGGGAAATTGATTTCTGGGGCCGGATTTCCCGGTCTGTGGCGTCAGCAGAGGCCGGATTGCAGGCCACGGTCGAGGATTACCGGGACGCACTGGTTCTGCTTTACGCCGAAGTGGCCGGGAATTATACGGAGGTCCGAACGCTTCAGGCGCAGATCCGCTATGCCGAGGCCAACGTCGGAATTCAGCGGGATACGTTGCAGGTGACCCGCGACAAGCTCCGGGCCGAGATTGCGCCGGCCCTGGATGTGCGTCAGGCGGAACTCAATCTGGCCACAACGGAATCGGAGATTCCCTCCCTGAAGATTTCACTGACCCAGGCCGTGAACCGGCTGGCCGTTCTTTGCGGTGAATATCCGGGGGCGCTGTACCCGGTTCTGGCGGAGACCGCACCGATACCGGCGCCGCCCGATACGCTTATGACCGGGCTGCCTGCCGACCTTTTGCGACAGCGTCCTGATATCCGACGGGCCGAGCGGTCGCTTGCGGCACAGACGGCGCGAATCGGTGTCGCCACGGCCGACCTTTATCCGGCGTTTTCCCTTTCGGGCACCTTCGGTTTTGAATCCCTGTCATCCGCCGACCTGTTTGAATCGGGGGCACGGGCGTGGTCGCTGGGTCCGGCCTTTCGCTGGAATCTCTTTAACGGGGGGCGGGTCCGCAGCCAGATCCGGGTTGAGGAGGCCCTCACTGAACAGGCGCTGGTGGCCTATGAACAGACGGTGCTGGGTGCCGTGGAGGATGTGGAAAATGCAATGGTGTCATATGTGCTGGAAAAAGAGCGCCGGGCCTTGCTGGAGAAATCGGTGACAGCGGCCCGGAAGTCGGTGGAACTGGTCAGTCAGCTTTACAAGATCGGCCTGACCGATTTTCAGAACCTGCTGGATATGCAGCGCTCCCTGTTTCAGCAGCAGGATGCGCTGGCTGAGAGTGAGGGAAATGTCACCCGGAATCTCATTCAGATTTACAGGGCGCTGGGGGGCGGCTGGGGAGATGAGGCGCTGCCAAAAACGGAACCATCCGAACCGGAAACTATCGGGGAACGGGTCAGGGGATACGGAGCGAAGGTTCTTAATCTTATAACATCTGAGGAAGAGATCAAAAAATGA
- a CDS encoding sigma-54 interaction domain-containing protein yields MDDMTFFHEGTLRICGSLDIDEVLQDCYAFLKQFMPVNGILMSIYESEISAVRIIAFMNDLGIRYPEPIIPISAEACRLIESGADGVEIVNHARATPASRDVSMALGLTEMSSLILHLKVREEMIGVVGVFVGENNRYQESHGRLLELLHDPCAIAMSNTLRYQEVLRLKEILRDDNRYLHRELHRISGDEIIGANFGLREVMEMVRQVAPLESLVLLLGETGVGKEVISSTLHYSSSRRDGPFIKVNCGAIPENLLDSELFGHEKGAFTGAIARRRGLFERADNGTLFLDEIGELPPSAQVRLLRVLQTREIERVGGTKPVAVDVRVIAATHRNLEAMVRNGDFREDLWFRLNVFPITIPPLRYRKADIPALVSHFIERKIREMKLRFRPTLSPGALERLRHYDWPGNVRELENAVERELIRSQVNGPDVSLAFRDVDIPDTSPEPSGISEGKKTASLADVNRRHIRSALEMTGGKVQGEDGAAALLGVHPSTLRHRMRKLGIPFGRKR; encoded by the coding sequence ATGGATGATATGACGTTTTTTCACGAGGGCACGTTGCGAATCTGCGGCAGCCTGGATATCGATGAGGTACTTCAGGACTGTTATGCGTTTTTAAAACAGTTCATGCCGGTCAACGGCATTCTGATGAGCATTTATGAATCTGAAATCAGCGCCGTTCGCATCATTGCCTTTATGAACGATCTCGGAATCCGATACCCGGAGCCGATCATTCCCATTTCCGCCGAGGCCTGTCGCCTGATCGAATCGGGAGCGGACGGTGTTGAAATCGTCAATCATGCCCGGGCAACACCCGCCTCCCGTGATGTGAGTATGGCGCTGGGGCTGACGGAGATGTCTTCCCTTATCCTGCATCTGAAAGTACGCGAGGAAATGATCGGAGTTGTCGGAGTGTTCGTCGGGGAAAATAACCGGTATCAGGAATCTCACGGACGGCTGTTGGAACTGCTTCACGATCCGTGCGCCATTGCCATGTCCAACACCCTCCGGTATCAGGAGGTTCTGCGGCTCAAGGAGATACTCAGGGATGATAACCGGTATCTCCACCGGGAACTGCACCGAATTAGCGGGGATGAGATTATCGGCGCGAACTTCGGCCTTCGGGAGGTGATGGAGATGGTCCGGCAGGTGGCTCCGCTGGAGAGTCTGGTGCTGCTGCTGGGGGAAACCGGCGTGGGCAAGGAGGTCATTTCCAGCACCCTCCACTATTCATCCTCCCGCCGGGACGGGCCGTTTATCAAAGTCAACTGCGGGGCGATCCCTGAAAATCTGCTCGACAGTGAGCTGTTTGGCCATGAAAAGGGGGCATTTACCGGTGCGATTGCGCGAAGACGGGGGCTGTTTGAACGGGCGGACAACGGCACCCTGTTTCTGGACGAGATCGGCGAGCTGCCGCCCTCGGCCCAGGTCCGCCTGCTGCGGGTACTCCAGACCCGCGAGATCGAACGGGTGGGCGGCACAAAACCGGTTGCCGTGGATGTCCGTGTCATTGCGGCAACCCACCGCAACCTGGAGGCGATGGTACGAAACGGGGATTTCCGGGAAGATCTCTGGTTCCGGCTGAACGTCTTTCCCATCACCATTCCGCCGCTGCGATACCGTAAAGCCGATATTCCGGCCCTGGTCAGTCATTTCATCGAGCGCAAAATCCGCGAAATGAAGCTGCGTTTCCGCCCGACCCTGTCACCGGGAGCGTTGGAGCGCCTGCGGCACTACGACTGGCCCGGAAACGTCCGGGAGCTGGAAAATGCCGTGGAACGGGAGCTGATTCGCAGTCAGGTGAACGGGCCGGATGTCTCACTGGCATTCAGGGATGTTGATATACCGGATACATCCCCGGAGCCATCAGGAATTTCCGAAGGGAAAAAAACAGCATCCCTGGCCGATGTCAATCGGCGGCATATTCGCAGTGCTTTGGAAATGACCGGGGGGAAAGTGCAGGGAGAAGACGGCGCTGCGGCACTTCTGGGCGTTCATCCGAGTACGCTGCGGCACCGGATGCGGAAACTCGGCATTCCGTTTGGCCGGAAACGCTGA
- a CDS encoding alpha/beta hydrolase — MPQEDICSNISEEVSFTSDDFVLKGTLRLPADTPEPPVVIGAHGLFSNRNSPKQVALAEACCAHGIAYFRFDHRGCGESEGDFREVTSLGGRCNDLISAANAIRQRADVGKRLGLFGSSLGGTVCLLTGASLKADALVTFATPLRGEPILRAMEEAGENEPHADEDPGRSVNPDVLRFDVTGDIKSLRNILIFHGDSDKVVSPSEAHRIYQRAESPKRLIMFRDGDHRMTLKENQDKFIREALVWYKAGLKYSPAGS; from the coding sequence ATGCCGCAAGAGGATATCTGTTCAAATATTTCTGAAGAAGTCAGTTTTACAAGTGACGATTTTGTGCTGAAAGGAACCCTCCGTCTGCCGGCAGATACGCCGGAGCCGCCGGTGGTCATCGGGGCTCACGGGTTGTTCAGCAACCGCAATTCTCCCAAGCAGGTGGCCCTTGCCGAGGCATGTTGCGCCCACGGTATCGCCTATTTCAGGTTTGATCACCGGGGATGCGGGGAAAGCGAGGGGGATTTCAGAGAGGTGACGTCTCTCGGGGGGCGCTGCAATGATCTGATCAGCGCGGCCAATGCCATCCGGCAACGGGCGGATGTCGGAAAACGCCTGGGACTGTTCGGGAGCAGCCTGGGGGGGACCGTCTGCCTGCTGACAGGCGCGTCTCTGAAAGCGGATGCGCTGGTTACGTTCGCGACGCCGCTTCGCGGTGAGCCGATTCTCCGGGCGATGGAAGAGGCCGGAGAGAATGAGCCGCATGCCGATGAGGACCCGGGCCGTTCCGTTAACCCGGACGTGCTTCGCTTTGATGTGACCGGCGACATAAAATCGCTGCGAAATATCCTGATATTTCACGGCGATTCCGATAAAGTCGTTTCGCCGTCCGAAGCCCACAGAATTTACCAGCGTGCCGAGTCGCCCAAACGGCTGATCATGTTTCGGGACGGCGATCACCGTATGACCCTGAAGGAGAATCAGGACAAATTCATCCGGGAGGCTCTGGTCTGGTATAAAGCCGGCCTGAAATATTCCCCCGCCGGTTCATGA